The sequence GACGCTGACCGCCGGGTTGCTCGCCGGCGACACCCTGGTCCTCGCCCAGGTCGGCGACTCCCGTTGCTACCTGCTGCGCGGCGGCGAGCTGACCCAGCTCACCCGGGACGACACCTTCGTGCAGGCGCTGGTCGACCAGGGCGCACTCTCCCCCGACCAGGCCCGGCACCACCCCCAGCGGTCCCTGGTCACCCGCGCCGTGCAGGGCGCCGACGCACCACCGGCCATCGGGGCGCTCACCGTCTTCCCCGGCGACCGGCTGCTGCTGTGCAGCGACGGCCTGTCCGACTACGTGGAGGATGTGGCCATCGCCTCGGCGCTCGCCATGTACGGCGATCGGCAGCAGTGCGGCGAGCAGCTGGTCAAGCTCGCCCACCAGGCCGGCGCGCCGGACAACGTCACCGTCGTGGTCTCCGACGTCGCCCAGGTCTGACCCGGCCGCCCGTCGCAGCACGGGCGGCCTCCGGGGAACTAGGTAGTTGTGCCATCTAGGTAGCACCGCTAGCCTTCGACGCGTGGAGATCGAGCGGCGGGGTCAGTGGTTGCGCGGCGTGCTCGACCTCTGCGTCCTCGGCCTGTTGCGCGAC comes from Micromonospora viridifaciens and encodes:
- a CDS encoding PP2C family protein-serine/threonine phosphatase — translated: MTLILRSAIRNDVGLVRTNNEDSALAGDRLVAVADGMGGLPAGEVASEIVIRILDELTPPTVPDEAADALRAVVSAANQHIRAAITMDPAREGMGTTLTAGLLAGDTLVLAQVGDSRCYLLRGGELTQLTRDDTFVQALVDQGALSPDQARHHPQRSLVTRAVQGADAPPAIGALTVFPGDRLLLCSDGLSDYVEDVAIASALAMYGDRQQCGEQLVKLAHQAGAPDNVTVVVSDVAQV